A genomic segment from Oncorhynchus clarkii lewisi isolate Uvic-CL-2024 chromosome 12, UVic_Ocla_1.0, whole genome shotgun sequence encodes:
- the LOC139422249 gene encoding probable ATP-dependent RNA helicase DDX47, with protein MADDSKKIVEIKTDDAKDEDSSNDDNSNVNIAENDEQLKTFKDLGVTEVLCEACEQLGWKTPTKIQVEAIPVALQGKDVIGLAETGSGKTGAFALPILQSLLASAQRLHTLILTPTRELAFQIAEQFEALGSSIGVKTAVIVGGIDMMSQSLVLAKKPHIVIATPGRLIDHLENTKGFSLRALKFLVMDEADRILNMDFETEVDKILKVIPRDRRTFLFSATMTKKVAKLQRAALKDPVKCAVNTKYSTVEKLQQYYVFIPSKYKDCYLVSIINELAGNSFMIFCSTCNNAQRVALLLRNLGITAIPLHGQMSQNKRLGSLNKFKSKSRSVLLATDVASRGLDIPHVDCVINYDIPTHSKDYIHRVGRTARAGRSGKSITFVTQYDVELFQRIETLIGKKLPAFPTQEEEVMMLVERVSEAQRFARIEMKEQGEKRKRPRGEEGDDTEQSSGVRKKVRGGAGGGGGGGRGGGRGGGGGKNRGGAAWRGGR; from the exons ATGGCGGACGACTCGAAGAAAATTGTTGAGATAAAAACAGATGACGCAAAGGATGAAGATTCGAGTAATGATGATAACAGTAACGTTAATATCGCTGAAAATGATGAACAATTGAAGACCTTCAAGGATCTG GGTGTAACTGAAGTGCTGTGCGAAGCTTGTGAACAGTTGGGATGGAAGACTCCTACAAAGATCCAGGTAGAGGCCATACCTGTAGCCTTACAAG gAAAGGATGTAATTGGCTTGGCAGAGACTGGCTCAGGGAAGACAGGTGCGTTTGCTCTGCCCATCCTGCAGTCACTCCTCGCTTCCGCTCAGAGGCTGCATACACTCATACTCACCCCCACCAGAGAGCTGGCTTTCCAGATAGCAGAACAGTTTGAGGCCTTGGGCTCAAGCATCGGAGTCAAGACCG ctgttatcgtTGGAGGAATTGATATGATGTCCCAATCCCTGGTCCTGGCCAAGAAACCTCACATTGTCATTG CCACCCCCGGGCGGTTGATAGACCACTTAGAGAACACCAAAGGCTTCTCGCTGCGAGCGCTGAAGTTCCTGGTGATGGATGAGGCAGACCGGATCCTCAACATGGACTTTGAGACTGAGGTGGACAAGATCCTAAAGGTTATTCCCAGAGACAGACGCACGTTTCTCTTTTCTGCCACCATGACCAAAAAG GTCGCCAAGCTGCAGAGAGCAGCTCTGAAGGATCCAGTTAAATGTGCCGTTAACACCAAATACTCAACAGTAGAAAAACTTCAGCAGTACTATGTCTTCATACCCTCCAAATACAAG GATTGTTACCTGGTGTCCATCATCAACGAGCTGGCTGGGAACTCCTTCATGATCTTCTGCAGTACGTGTAACAATGCCCAGCGTGTGGCACTGCTGCTCAGGAACTTGGGCATCACTGCCATCCCCCTGCATGGGCAGATGAGTCAG AACAAACGTCTGGGGTCGCTGAACAAGTTCAAGTCTAAGTCTCGCTCTGTGTTGCTGGCGACAGACGTGGCATCAAGAGGACTGGACATTCCACATGTAGACTGTGTTATTAACTACGACATCCCAACCCACTCAAAG gACTACATCCACAGAGTGGGGCGTACCGCCAGAGCAGGACGGTCTGGAAAATCCATCACATTTGTCACACA GTATGATGTGGAGCTGTTCCAGCGAATCGAAACTCTGATTGGCAAGAAGCTGCCTGCCTTCCCCACGCAGGAGGAGGAAGTGATGATGCTGGTGGAGAGAGTGAGCGAGGCACAGCGATTCGCCAGAATT GAAATGAAGGAACAAGGAGAAAAAAGGAAGCGGcccagaggagaagagggggatgacacaGAGCAGTCCAGCGGTGTGAGGAAGAAAGTAAGAGGCGGTGCTGGTGGTggcggagggggggggagaggaggtggcAGAGGGGGAGGAGGCGGAAAAAACCGTGGCGGAGCAGCATGGAGAGGCGGACGTTAA